Proteins encoded in a region of the Mucilaginibacter sabulilitoris genome:
- a CDS encoding NUDIX hydrolase yields MLKYSKQTRLLLAVDCIIFGFDGEVLKLLLIKRGFQPEKGNWSLMGGFVQADESLDQSANRILKQLTGLEGVYLEQLYTYGDPQRDPMERTVSVAYFALIDIQKYQTQISSDYQAEWFQLKRTPKLIFDQQEMLDQARKRIRYKAAMHPILFELLPTKFTIPQLQTLYECVFNTTIDKRNFSKRVLATGLLIKLADKDKAGSKRGAYYYQLNMQNYYAKFQAFMNFIPNPDTL; encoded by the coding sequence ATGCTCAAGTATTCTAAACAAACCAGGTTATTGCTGGCTGTAGATTGCATAATTTTTGGATTTGACGGAGAAGTTTTAAAGCTATTGCTCATTAAGAGAGGTTTCCAGCCTGAAAAAGGAAACTGGAGCCTGATGGGTGGTTTTGTACAGGCGGACGAAAGCCTGGATCAGTCCGCAAACCGTATTCTTAAACAACTAACCGGACTTGAAGGTGTTTACCTCGAACAATTGTATACTTATGGTGATCCTCAGCGCGATCCGATGGAACGTACAGTATCAGTCGCCTATTTTGCCCTCATCGATATTCAAAAATATCAAACACAAATAAGCTCCGATTACCAGGCCGAATGGTTCCAGCTGAAACGTACTCCCAAACTGATATTTGACCAGCAGGAAATGCTTGACCAGGCCCGCAAACGCATCCGTTATAAAGCGGCTATGCACCCTATACTTTTTGAGCTGCTGCCTACAAAGTTTACCATTCCCCAGTTGCAAACCCTTTACGAATGCGTATTTAATACCACCATTGACAAGCGCAACTTTAGTAAAAGGGTATTAGCCACCGGTTTACTCATTAAACTGGCCGATAAAGATAAAGCTGGATCTAAACGGGGCGCATATTATTACCAGCTCAACATGCAAAATTATTACGCTAAATTCCAGGCGTTTATGAACTTTATCCCTAACCCGGATACCCTGTAA
- a CDS encoding TfoX/Sxy family protein yields MAYNEVLTNRVREALADRPVVDEVKMFQGVCFMVDDKMCVCVNDQGLLCRIGREQALTELEKGDCRQMMNGGRVMKDFVYVDMENLQSAKNFDHWINLALQFNKVAKPSKKKKN; encoded by the coding sequence ATGGCTTATAATGAAGTATTAACCAACAGGGTGCGTGAAGCTCTTGCCGACAGGCCCGTTGTTGACGAGGTAAAAATGTTTCAGGGAGTATGTTTTATGGTTGACGACAAAATGTGCGTTTGCGTAAATGATCAGGGCTTACTATGCCGCATAGGCCGGGAGCAGGCTCTTACCGAACTGGAAAAGGGCGACTGCCGGCAAATGATGAACGGCGGCCGGGTAATGAAGGATTTTGTATATGTGGATATGGAAAACCTTCAATCAGCCAAAAATTTTGATCACTGGATCAACCTTGCCCTTCAATTTAATAAGGTAGCCAAGCCTTCTAAAAAGAAAAAAAATTAA
- a CDS encoding RNA polymerase sigma factor, translating to MNKNELLPHLFRTEYRKITSVLYRHFGFEHPEIAEDIASDTFLTAAETWGLKGLPDNPVAWLYTVARNRAKDYLRRNKLFEQKISPALQTSEINWEEMEIDLSDEHIRDSQLQLMFAICQPILPPEAQIGLALRILCGFGIDEIADAFLSNKETINKRLFRAKEKLRDQQVKIAFPPPPEVNTRIRAVLTTLYLLFNEGYYSTSKDTTLRKDLCLEAMRLTYLLIENENTNLPDANALMALMCFHASRFDARTDDNGEMIRYDEQDTSLWNDELITRGNYYLNTASKGTDVNKYHLEAAIAYWHTVKADTVKKWESILQLYNRLLQINYSPIAALNRTYALYKARGKQEAIIEAEKLQLNDNHLYHVLLGHLYTGTDTPTATRHLQTALKLAKTTTEKSRIRKDLEKLTQF from the coding sequence ATGAATAAAAATGAGCTGCTCCCCCACTTATTCCGCACCGAGTACCGCAAAATAACATCGGTGTTATACCGGCATTTTGGCTTTGAACACCCCGAAATTGCCGAAGATATTGCAAGCGATACATTTTTAACCGCGGCCGAAACCTGGGGATTAAAGGGCTTGCCCGATAACCCGGTGGCCTGGCTGTATACGGTGGCCCGCAACAGGGCTAAAGACTATTTAAGACGCAATAAACTGTTTGAGCAAAAAATTTCGCCTGCACTGCAAACTTCTGAGATCAACTGGGAGGAAATGGAGATTGACCTATCTGACGAGCATATCCGTGATAGCCAGCTGCAGCTCATGTTTGCCATTTGCCAGCCTATACTCCCTCCCGAAGCACAGATAGGCCTTGCCCTCCGCATACTCTGCGGTTTTGGGATTGACGAAATTGCCGATGCTTTTTTATCAAATAAAGAAACCATTAACAAGCGTTTATTCAGGGCAAAAGAAAAACTGCGCGACCAGCAGGTAAAAATCGCTTTTCCGCCGCCGCCTGAGGTAAATACAAGGATACGGGCGGTTTTAACAACCCTCTATCTGCTGTTTAACGAGGGCTACTACTCTACCAGTAAAGATACCACCCTGCGTAAGGATCTTTGCCTGGAGGCCATGCGCCTCACCTATTTACTCATAGAAAACGAAAACACCAACCTGCCCGATGCTAATGCCTTAATGGCCCTCATGTGTTTCCATGCCTCGCGCTTTGATGCCCGTACCGATGACAATGGGGAGATGATCCGTTACGACGAGCAGGATACCAGCTTATGGAATGATGAGCTGATAACAAGGGGAAACTATTACCTGAACACGGCGTCAAAAGGCACCGATGTAAATAAGTATCATCTGGAGGCGGCCATTGCCTATTGGCATACCGTTAAGGCAGATACGGTTAAAAAATGGGAAAGTATATTACAGCTGTATAACCGTTTGCTGCAAATCAATTATTCACCCATTGCTGCGCTCAACCGTACCTACGCGCTTTACAAGGCCCGCGGCAAACAGGAGGCTATTATTGAGGCAGAAAAATTACAGCTTAACGATAACCACCTCTATCATGTACTATTGGGGCATTTGTATACCGGTACAGATACGCCAACAGCCACCCGGCACCTGCAAACAGCCCTTAAACTGGCCAAAACAACTACCGAAAAAAGCCGCATACGCAAAGACCTCGAAAAACTAACCCAATTCTGA
- a CDS encoding YciI family protein translates to MNEFLLLFRRDFSAGEAQPSPAQMQAMMKDWMDWMGSIAAQNKLVNPGNRLAQDGQVVKPGGIITDGPYVEVKEVVGGYIIIRAASLSEASEISKGCPVLSIGGNVEVRTIIPMEM, encoded by the coding sequence ATGAACGAGTTTTTATTACTTTTCAGAAGAGATTTTTCAGCCGGCGAAGCGCAGCCTTCCCCTGCGCAAATGCAAGCCATGATGAAAGACTGGATGGACTGGATGGGCAGCATTGCCGCCCAAAACAAGTTAGTAAACCCGGGAAACCGTTTGGCTCAGGATGGCCAGGTGGTAAAACCGGGCGGCATTATTACCGACGGGCCTTATGTTGAAGTTAAAGAGGTTGTTGGCGGTTATATCATTATCCGCGCCGCGTCCCTGAGCGAAGCTTCTGAAATATCAAAAGGCTGTCCCGTATTATCCATTGGCGGCAATGTTGAGGTACGTACTATTATACCTATGGAAATGTAA